TGTGACAACAGCATGTTATGAGCCGCGACGTAGGGTTCCCGATGAGAGTTCCCGCTCTTGCATGTCCCGAACGGCGTGGAGCAGCGTGCCGGAGGGTACTTGCCCAGCACGTATGCAAGCCTGGTGAACAGGTTGGGCTCGTTGAACGTTGCCCAGAACTTCACCCGGTCACCAAACGCCTTGAAGCACACGTCGGCGTAGTAGTCAAACTCCTCCCTGGGAAAACACATGTTGTTGTTTTCGACGACGCAAGGTAGGCGCTCTGCCGATTTCATTAAGATAGAGAAAAGAGAAACAAAGTACAAATGTACTCCCttcatctcataatataagagtgtttcttTTTCGGGTatatataagagtgtttttgacactagtagTACAGAGGAGTTGCACGTACCGGATTTCGGCGCCCAGCCAACCGCCGTATCGGGTCTCCATTTCGTGCGGCAGATCAAAGTGATGCAGTGTCACAAATGGCTCTATCCCTGGTTGACATTTTTGGCAGTGAGTTTAAATTGCTCTTCGCTGAAGAATGAAGACTATAGTGGAATCTGTTCCATGTACCTTTGTGCACGAGTGCATCAATCAGGCGGTCGTAGAACGCTACTCCAGCTGAATTAACGCCTCCAAGCCGGCCTCCTACGAGGATTCAATTCAGCGGCATCAATTTAGCTAAGCAACTAATTAACCGTGACCACTAAACCGCAAAACTTTGTGCTTGTCTTGGCATATATACTTGGTAGGATTCTCGCCCATGAAATTGAGAATCTGTAGGAGTTGACACCCAAACTATGAATGATCTCCACATCTTCCTGTTCACAAGCAAGAGTGTTAGAATACGTGGGCAAGCACGGTTAAGATG
The sequence above is a segment of the Triticum aestivum cultivar Chinese Spring unplaced genomic scaffold, IWGSC CS RefSeq v2.1 scaffold308615, whole genome shotgun sequence genome. Coding sequences within it:
- the LOC123177515 gene encoding beta-glucosidase 16 (The sequence of the model RefSeq protein was modified relative to this genomic sequence to represent the inferred CDS: added 202 bases not found in genome assembly): MAAAATAMAMLAALVTLVLVPSARGLDRAEFPPGFLFGVATSAYQIEGAYLEDGKGLSNWDFFTHTNSRGIDDGRNGDVADDHYHRYMEDVEIIHSLGVNSYRFSISWARILPRGRLGGVNSAGVAFYDRLIDALVHKGIEPFVTLHHFDLPHEMETRYGGWLGAEIREEFDYYADVCFKAFGDRVKFWATFNEPNLFTRLAYVLGKYPPARCSTPFGTCKSGNSHREPYVAAHNMLLSHAAAVHNYKKNYQATQGGSIGIVIAMKWYEPLTNTTEDILAARRALSFEVFGADILW